In one Arenibacter antarcticus genomic region, the following are encoded:
- a CDS encoding transposase — protein sequence MDFITGFNRNQLVLMDFESCLSLDSWVRIDDMIVDILPMQELGFKEVLNTEGRPPYCSSDLLKLYIYGYKNKIRSSRRLEPVSKVNPEVIWLLKGLKPSERKIEYFIKDSAGSFRKALRYFVVLLRDWELLDGGRIVTRSFKVAQNET from the coding sequence ATGGATTTTATAACAGGTTTTAATAGGAACCAATTGGTATTGATGGATTTCGAATCCTGCCTGAGCCTGGATTCCTGGGTACGGATCGATGACATGATCGTAGATATCCTTCCAATGCAGGAGCTGGGGTTCAAGGAGGTCCTTAACACAGAGGGAAGGCCCCCTTATTGCTCATCCGATCTGCTCAAGCTCTACATCTATGGCTACAAGAACAAAATTCGTTCCTCCCGCCGATTGGAACCTGTCAGCAAAGTGAACCCCGAGGTCATTTGGCTCTTAAAGGGACTTAAGCCCTCGGAAAGGAAGATCGAATATTTCATAAAGGACAGCGCAGGGTCGTTCAGAAAGGCCTTGAGGTATTTCGTGGTGCTGCTCCGTGACTGGGAGCTATTAGATGGGGGGCGCATTGTTACTAGATCTTTCAAAGTGGCACAAAACGAAACGTGA
- the istA gene encoding IS21 family transposase has protein sequence MAGKSKPMSQVKQILRLHCQGKGFKTIARTLSVSKNTVKDYIQKAKATDLLMEVLLVLEDPVLEGKLNPGNPAYKDERYDRLKPQLDYFRKELKKTGVNRQVLWDEYRAGNSDPYSYAQFCYHIRQYLRSGKPSMVLEHRPGDKLYVDFAGKLLCYVDRQTGEEIKVQVFVACLPYSDYCFAMAVPSQKTGDFIYALGCCLKEIGGVPQTLVPDNLKAAVIKANPYEPDINRALEDFANHYATSVTPTRPRRPQDKSLVENQVKLIYSRVYAKLRKLTFFDLPSLNQAIAQKVKEHNQTRMQQKEYCREEKFLADEKHTLQPLPAQSFEIKYYREHKVAKNNHIYLGMDKHYYSVPFTYIGMKVKVIYTRSLVKIYHKANLIATHPRNHRKGGYTTRKEHLCSHHRYYKERSPTYYLQRGYNHSETLYTYMEALFKQDKYPEQLYKTCDGILNLSRKADPRSFTKACTIALEHQNYSYKFLKQVLENRMTEYPEEPVVKSLPTHENIRGASSYK, from the coding sequence ATGGCCGGAAAATCAAAACCAATGAGTCAAGTAAAACAAATACTTCGCCTGCACTGCCAGGGAAAAGGATTTAAAACTATTGCCAGGACCCTGTCGGTGAGTAAAAACACCGTGAAAGACTATATTCAAAAAGCCAAAGCGACCGATCTCTTAATGGAAGTTTTGTTGGTTTTGGAGGATCCAGTACTAGAAGGAAAATTAAATCCTGGGAACCCTGCCTATAAAGACGAACGGTACGATCGACTTAAGCCCCAATTGGATTATTTCCGTAAGGAACTTAAGAAAACAGGTGTCAATCGACAGGTGTTATGGGATGAATATAGAGCAGGCAACTCAGATCCTTACAGCTACGCCCAGTTCTGTTACCATATCCGGCAATACTTGCGCAGTGGCAAACCATCCATGGTATTGGAGCATAGACCGGGGGATAAACTGTACGTGGATTTTGCCGGCAAACTTTTATGTTATGTTGATAGGCAGACCGGGGAGGAAATTAAAGTCCAGGTCTTTGTGGCCTGCCTACCGTATTCCGACTATTGCTTCGCTATGGCAGTGCCCAGCCAAAAGACGGGAGATTTTATCTACGCCCTAGGCTGTTGTTTAAAAGAGATTGGTGGCGTACCCCAGACCCTGGTGCCGGACAATCTCAAGGCTGCTGTGATCAAAGCGAATCCCTATGAACCGGATATTAATCGTGCTCTGGAGGATTTTGCCAATCACTATGCGACTTCGGTGACCCCTACGCGCCCTAGGAGACCTCAAGATAAGTCGTTGGTGGAGAACCAGGTGAAGCTTATCTATAGCCGGGTATATGCTAAACTCCGCAAGCTTACTTTCTTTGATCTTCCCTCGCTGAACCAGGCCATTGCCCAGAAAGTCAAAGAGCACAACCAGACCCGGATGCAACAAAAAGAGTACTGCAGGGAAGAGAAATTCCTGGCCGATGAAAAACATACCCTTCAGCCCTTACCGGCACAGTCTTTTGAGATCAAGTACTATAGAGAGCACAAGGTGGCCAAGAACAATCATATTTATCTGGGCATGGATAAACACTATTACAGCGTACCCTTCACCTATATCGGAATGAAGGTCAAGGTGATCTACACCCGATCCTTGGTAAAGATCTACCACAAGGCCAATCTAATTGCTACCCATCCCAGGAATCACCGCAAAGGAGGATATACCACCCGAAAAGAACATCTGTGTTCCCACCATCGGTATTACAAAGAGCGAAGTCCTACCTATTACCTGCAGCGTGGCTACAATCATTCCGAGACACTGTATACGTATATGGAGGCCTTGTTCAAACAAGATAAATATCCCGAGCAGCTTTATAAAACCTGTGACGGCATCTTAAACCTGTCCCGTAAGGCAGATCCGAGGTCCTTTACCAAAGCATGCACTATAGCACTGGAACATCAGAATTATTCTTACAAGTTTTTAAAACAAGTCCTAGAGAACCGGATGACCGAATACCCGGAAGAACCTGTGGTTAAATCCCTGCCGACCCATGAAAACATCCGTGGGGCATCATCCTATAAATAA
- a CDS encoding ATP-binding protein, whose amino-acid sequence MTQLRLNGMHSSWKAMVETRQHHELSFGEGLEVLLQAEAEDRTHRRFERLKKGAQFRYGYSGDVDPLFWPY is encoded by the coding sequence TTGACACAGCTACGGCTCAATGGCATGCACAGTAGTTGGAAAGCTATGGTAGAAACCCGACAGCACCATGAACTCTCTTTTGGAGAGGGCCTGGAGGTCCTGTTGCAGGCGGAAGCTGAAGACCGCACCCACCGCCGTTTTGAACGCCTGAAAAAAGGGGCACAGTTCAGATATGGATATTCTGGTGATGTTGACCCCCTATTCTGGCCATACTGA
- the istB gene encoding IS21-like element helper ATPase IstB, with the protein MSTIENQLTQLRLNGMHSSWKAMVETRQHHELSFGEGLEVLLQAEAEDRTHRRFERLKKGAQFRYQASVEELNLDSSRGINKAQITELVSGSYLEKGESILLTGATGCGKSFLASALGHQACSQGHRVLYYNTQKLMMTTKMTRIDGSFLKFFAKLAKAKLLILDDFGLAHLDRKQQMDLMEIIEDRHGRSSTIIASQLPVGSWYDIIGEASIADAILDRLVHTSHRIELKGESLRKKL; encoded by the coding sequence ATGAGTACTATTGAAAATCAATTGACACAGCTACGGCTCAATGGCATGCACAGTAGTTGGAAAGCTATGGTAGAAACCCGACAGCACCATGAACTCTCTTTTGGAGAGGGCCTGGAGGTCCTGTTGCAGGCGGAAGCTGAAGACCGCACCCACCGCCGTTTTGAACGCCTGAAAAAAGGGGCACAGTTCAGATATCAGGCCAGCGTGGAAGAGCTGAACCTAGATTCCTCAAGAGGAATCAATAAAGCTCAGATCACGGAACTCGTCAGTGGCTCCTATCTTGAAAAAGGGGAATCGATCCTATTGACCGGGGCTACGGGTTGCGGGAAGAGTTTTCTAGCCTCGGCCTTAGGACACCAAGCATGTAGTCAAGGGCATAGAGTGTTGTATTACAACACCCAAAAACTAATGATGACCACCAAAATGACCCGAATTGATGGAAGCTTCCTAAAATTCTTTGCTAAGTTGGCGAAGGCGAAACTGCTAATCCTGGATGACTTTGGACTGGCTCACTTGGATAGAAAACAGCAAATGGACCTGATGGAGATCATTGAGGACCGGCATGGAAGATCATCTACCATTATTGCAAGTCAACTTCCTGTGGGAAGCTGGTACGATATTATTGGAGAAGCAAGCATCGCTGACGCGATATTGGACCGACTGGTACACACCTCTCACCGGATAGAATTAAAGGGAGAAAGTCTAAGAAAAAAACTGTAA
- the istB gene encoding IS21-like element helper ATPase IstB, whose protein sequence is MEELNLDSSRGINKAQITELVSGSYLEKGESILLTGATGCGKSFLASALGHQACSQGHRVLYYNTQKLMMTTKMTRIDGSFLKFFAKLAKAKLLILDDFGLAHLDRKQQMDLMEIIEDRHGRSSTIIASQLPVGSWYDIIGEASIADAILDRLVHTSHRIELKGESLRKKL, encoded by the coding sequence GTGGAAGAGCTGAACCTAGATTCCTCAAGAGGAATCAATAAAGCTCAGATCACGGAACTCGTCAGTGGCTCCTATCTTGAAAAAGGGGAATCGATCCTATTGACCGGGGCTACGGGTTGCGGGAAGAGTTTTCTAGCCTCGGCCTTAGGACACCAAGCATGTAGTCAAGGGCATAGAGTGTTGTATTACAACACCCAAAAACTAATGATGACCACCAAAATGACCCGAATTGATGGAAGCTTCCTAAAATTCTTTGCTAAGTTGGCGAAGGCGAAACTGCTAATCCTGGATGACTTTGGACTGGCTCACTTGGATAGAAAACAGCAAATGGACCTGATGGAGATCATTGAGGACCGGCATGGAAGATCATCTACCATTATTGCAAGTCAACTTCCTGTGGGAAGCTGGTACGATATTATTGGAGAAGCAAGCATCGCTGACGCGATATTGGACCGACTGGTACACACCTCTCACCGGATAGAATTAAAGGGAGAAAGTCTAAGAAAAAAACTGTAA
- a CDS encoding type I restriction endonuclease subunit R, producing the protein MSTQPEQVLENQLIEQLSNQGYSKVSIPDEETLLANLKTQLEKHNNITFTAKEFERVLNILSKGSVFEKAKTLREKQHIVRDNGDNLYFEFLNTEHWCQNQYQVTNQVTIEGSYKNRYDVTLLVNGLPLVQIELKRRGLEMKEAFNQINRYQRHSFGAKSALFQYVQIFVISNGVNTKYYANNRHQSFKQTFFWADKENKRLTNILNGFTSEFLEPCHISKMICKYIVLNETHKILMVLRPYQYYAVENIIDKVKNSTHNGYIWHTTGSGKTLTSFKASQIIMKMPQVKKVVFVVDRKDLDYQTTKEFNSFSKGSIDGTDNTKALVKQFSDDTKIIVTTIQKLNTAISKKNYLAKMEKMKDERIVFIFDECHRSQFGETHNRIKAFFNNFQMFGFTGTPIFADNAVKNELGKRTTKELFGDCLHKYVITDAIKDENVLKFAVEYVGKYKQKESATEIDIEVEDIDRKELMESPKRLEKIADYIIANHNRKTHNKEFTGMFCVGSTDMLVNYYDILQRKQEAGEHNLKIATIFSYVANEDDADANGYIPEEVAIAAEPNAEYDLNPHKRDKLESYIGHYNEMFGSNFSNKDSQSFYNYYNDISKKVKERKIDILLVVNMFLTGFDSPSLNTLYVDKNLKYHGLIQAYSRTNRIINEQKSQGNIVVFRNLKKVTDQAITLFSNKEAIDVIIMKPYEEYTQKFDEAFTNLIELVPTVDSVNDLVSEEDELEFIKAFRELMRLKNTMTTFANFDWEDLAMAEQLFNDYRSKYLDLWQKTKHDNAKEKVSILDDVDFELELIHSDVINVTYILKLLASLKDVKKEEQEAKKKEVVDLLTGEANLRSKRVLIEKFIEDNLPEIDDSETIPQEFEKFWSEEQQKAFEVFVKEENLSSEKTQKLIEDYLYAEREPLRDELLDLIKGVKPNVLKRKSIGDRILNKVVNFVDTFINGMDS; encoded by the coding sequence ATGAGTACACAACCAGAACAAGTATTAGAAAATCAATTAATAGAGCAATTATCAAATCAAGGGTATTCAAAGGTGAGTATTCCAGATGAAGAAACTTTATTAGCTAATTTAAAAACACAATTAGAAAAGCATAATAATATAACGTTTACTGCTAAAGAATTTGAGCGTGTATTAAACATACTAAGCAAAGGTTCTGTATTCGAGAAAGCTAAAACACTAAGAGAAAAACAACATATTGTTAGAGATAATGGAGATAACTTATATTTCGAGTTTTTAAATACCGAGCATTGGTGTCAAAACCAATATCAAGTAACTAATCAAGTCACTATTGAGGGTAGTTATAAGAATCGTTATGATGTTACTTTATTGGTTAATGGTTTGCCATTAGTGCAAATAGAATTAAAGCGTAGAGGCTTAGAAATGAAAGAAGCCTTTAATCAAATAAACCGTTATCAAAGACATTCGTTTGGTGCTAAATCTGCCTTATTTCAATACGTACAAATATTTGTAATTAGTAACGGTGTAAATACCAAATACTATGCAAATAATAGACATCAATCTTTCAAACAAACATTCTTCTGGGCAGATAAAGAAAATAAGCGTTTAACCAATATTTTAAATGGGTTTACAAGTGAGTTTTTAGAGCCTTGTCATATCTCTAAAATGATATGTAAATACATTGTATTAAACGAAACGCATAAAATATTAATGGTATTGAGACCGTATCAATATTATGCAGTAGAAAACATAATAGATAAAGTCAAAAATAGTACACATAACGGTTATATATGGCATACCACAGGTTCAGGTAAAACGCTTACTTCTTTTAAAGCAAGTCAAATTATTATGAAAATGCCACAAGTTAAAAAAGTGGTATTTGTAGTAGACAGAAAAGATTTGGATTACCAAACTACCAAAGAATTTAATAGTTTCTCTAAAGGCAGTATAGATGGTACAGATAATACAAAAGCATTAGTAAAACAGTTTAGTGATGATACTAAGATTATCGTTACCACCATTCAGAAATTAAATACAGCGATAAGTAAAAAGAACTATTTAGCGAAGATGGAGAAAATGAAAGATGAACGTATCGTCTTTATTTTTGATGAATGTCATCGTAGTCAGTTTGGAGAAACACACAACCGCATAAAAGCGTTCTTCAATAACTTTCAGATGTTTGGTTTTACCGGCACACCAATATTTGCAGACAATGCAGTTAAAAACGAATTAGGAAAACGAACTACTAAAGAATTGTTTGGTGATTGCTTACATAAGTACGTAATAACCGATGCTATTAAAGATGAAAATGTATTAAAGTTTGCTGTAGAATATGTTGGTAAATACAAACAAAAAGAATCAGCTACAGAAATAGATATTGAAGTAGAAGACATTGATCGTAAAGAGTTAATGGAATCGCCAAAACGTTTAGAGAAAATAGCAGATTATATTATAGCAAATCACAACCGAAAAACACATAACAAAGAATTTACAGGAATGTTTTGTGTGGGTAGTACAGATATGTTGGTCAATTATTATGATATTCTACAACGTAAACAAGAAGCTGGAGAACATAATCTTAAAATAGCAACTATATTCAGTTACGTAGCTAATGAAGACGATGCAGATGCAAACGGCTATATTCCTGAAGAAGTAGCAATAGCTGCTGAACCTAATGCTGAATATGATTTAAACCCACATAAAAGAGATAAATTAGAAAGTTATATAGGGCATTATAACGAAATGTTTGGTTCTAATTTCAGTAACAAAGACAGTCAGTCTTTTTATAATTATTACAACGATATATCAAAGAAAGTAAAAGAACGTAAAATTGATATTCTATTAGTCGTTAATATGTTTTTAACAGGTTTTGATAGTCCATCATTAAATACTTTATATGTAGATAAGAATTTAAAATACCACGGATTAATACAGGCATATTCAAGAACAAATAGAATTATAAACGAACAGAAATCACAAGGTAATATTGTAGTATTTCGTAATCTTAAAAAAGTAACAGATCAAGCAATAACACTCTTTAGTAATAAAGAAGCTATAGATGTTATTATAATGAAGCCTTATGAGGAATACACACAAAAATTTGATGAAGCTTTTACAAATCTTATTGAGTTAGTTCCTACTGTAGATAGCGTTAATGATTTAGTAAGTGAAGAAGATGAATTAGAGTTTATCAAAGCATTTAGAGAGTTAATGCGTTTAAAAAACACAATGACAACCTTTGCTAATTTCGATTGGGAAGATTTAGCAATGGCAGAACAACTGTTTAATGATTATAGAAGTAAGTATTTAGATTTATGGCAAAAAACCAAGCACGATAATGCAAAAGAGAAAGTATCAATACTTGATGATGTAGATTTTGAATTAGAATTAATTCATAGTGATGTAATCAATGTAACTTATATTCTAAAACTATTAGCATCTTTAAAAGATGTTAAGAAAGAAGAGCAAGAAGCAAAGAAAAAAGAAGTAGTAGATTTATTAACAGGAGAAGCTAATTTAAGAAGTAAGCGAGTGTTAATAGAAAAGTTTATAGAAGATAATTTACCTGAAATAGACGATTCTGAAACCATACCACAAGAGTTTGAAAAGTTCTGGTCAGAAGAACAACAAAAAGCGTTTGAAGTCTTTGTGAAAGAAGAGAATCTATCCTCAGAAAAAACACAAAAACTAATTGAAGATTATCTATATGCAGAAAGAGAACCGTTACGTGATGAATTATTAGATTTAATAAAAGGTGTTAAGCCTAATGTTTTAAAACGTAAATCAATAGGCGATAGAATCTTAAATAAAGTAGTAAACTTTGTAGATACTTTTATCAATGGAATGGATAGTTAA
- a CDS encoding restriction endonuclease subunit S, translated as MKKPTQKVPQIRFPEFSDKWELTCLNEILEESKVKNKDLKYTKSDVLSVSGDYGVVNQIEHLGRSYAGASVHNYGLVEVGDIVYTKSPLKGNPFGIIKVNKNKPGIVSTLYAIYKTKNNKLDECFIDYYFSLEDNTNRYLRPLVRKGAKNDMKINNDYVLSESIYIPQTKEQIKISQFLELIDKKLILLDVKLNDLIEYKKGLLQNVFSQVVRFKNDNGTKFPDWEELLAGKVFKSVSNKEHNGDLTVLAATQENGMVPRASIGIEIKSSEKSIKSYKIVEKGDFVISLRSFQGGIEYSNYYGICSPAYTILKPKIKINHIFFKFYFKKESFIERLSKTVVGIRDGKQISYSAFAGLKLQLPSFEEQCRIADLITNIDSQIKNTEEQLNNTKEYKKALLQKMFCN; from the coding sequence ATGAAGAAACCTACTCAAAAAGTACCTCAAATTAGGTTTCCGGAGTTTAGTGATAAATGGGAGCTTACTTGTTTAAATGAAATATTAGAAGAGTCCAAGGTTAAGAATAAAGACTTAAAGTATACTAAATCAGATGTTCTTTCAGTATCAGGTGATTATGGTGTGGTGAATCAAATAGAGCATTTAGGGCGTTCATATGCAGGTGCTTCTGTTCATAACTATGGTCTGGTAGAGGTTGGAGATATAGTATATACCAAAAGTCCTTTAAAAGGTAATCCATTCGGTATTATTAAAGTTAATAAAAATAAACCAGGTATTGTTTCGACCTTATATGCAATATATAAAACTAAAAATAATAAATTAGATGAGTGTTTTATTGATTATTATTTTTCTTTAGAAGATAACACAAATAGGTATTTGCGTCCATTAGTACGTAAAGGGGCGAAAAACGATATGAAAATAAATAACGATTATGTATTAAGTGAATCTATATATATTCCTCAAACTAAAGAACAGATTAAGATAAGTCAATTTTTAGAGTTAATTGACAAAAAATTAATTTTACTTGACGTGAAATTAAATGACCTTATAGAGTACAAAAAAGGATTGCTTCAAAATGTGTTTTCTCAAGTAGTTAGATTTAAAAATGATAATGGAACTAAATTTCCTGATTGGGAAGAATTATTAGCAGGTAAAGTTTTTAAGAGTGTTTCTAATAAAGAGCATAATGGAGATTTAACTGTTTTAGCAGCTACTCAAGAAAATGGGATGGTTCCAAGAGCATCCATTGGTATTGAAATAAAATCATCTGAAAAAAGTATTAAGTCTTATAAAATTGTAGAAAAGGGAGACTTCGTTATAAGTCTAAGGTCTTTTCAAGGGGGTATCGAGTACTCTAATTATTATGGTATTTGTAGTCCGGCATATACTATACTTAAACCAAAAATAAAAATCAATCATATTTTCTTTAAATTCTATTTTAAAAAAGAATCATTCATCGAGAGATTGAGTAAAACTGTTGTAGGTATAAGAGATGGGAAGCAAATTTCCTACTCTGCTTTTGCTGGTTTAAAGTTGCAATTGCCATCATTTGAAGAACAATGTAGGATTGCTGATTTAATCACGAATATAGATTCCCAAATAAAAAATACTGAAGAACAGTTGAACAATACCAAAGAATATAAGAAGGCATTATTACAAAAGATGTTTTGCAATTAA